One window of the Chloroflexota bacterium genome contains the following:
- a CDS encoding mannonate dehydratase, whose amino-acid sequence MPDTMRIAIGLPRDVTDEHLIYAKQLGCDGVVLATPERLPGDTLWEYDDLVKLREWVESYGLKIESIQNTPHEFWMKVRLGETGREEQLENYCQTIRNIGKAGIPVLGYNFRPHPLYRTGHRQGRGGAVMTEYRRADLKPELTFGREISADEMWEAHQYFVSKAVPAAEEAGIRLALHPDDPNDGPIGGVARIFSSFEGFERASQAIKSPAWGLLLCIGCWTEMGGTANVLRGIQHFGPQNRIVYVHFRDIAGTASDFSECFVGTGDLDVTAAMVALKKSGFSGAIIDDHAPAMIGDSGWNFRARGYQTGYIQGLLRAINDLT is encoded by the coding sequence GTGCCGGACACCATGCGGATCGCCATCGGCCTCCCGCGCGACGTTACCGACGAGCACCTGATCTACGCCAAGCAGCTCGGCTGCGATGGCGTCGTGCTGGCCACGCCCGAACGGCTCCCAGGAGACACGCTCTGGGAGTACGATGACCTCGTCAAGCTCCGCGAGTGGGTCGAGAGCTACGGCCTCAAGATCGAGTCGATCCAGAACACGCCGCACGAGTTCTGGATGAAGGTCCGCCTCGGCGAGACCGGCCGCGAAGAGCAGCTTGAGAACTACTGCCAGACCATCCGCAACATCGGCAAGGCCGGCATCCCCGTCCTCGGCTACAACTTCCGCCCGCACCCGCTCTACCGCACCGGCCACCGCCAGGGTCGCGGCGGCGCGGTCATGACCGAGTACCGCCGCGCCGACCTCAAGCCAGAGCTGACCTTCGGCCGCGAGATCTCCGCTGACGAGATGTGGGAAGCCCACCAGTACTTCGTCAGCAAGGCCGTCCCCGCCGCCGAAGAGGCCGGCATCCGCCTCGCCTTGCACCCCGACGATCCCAACGACGGCCCCATCGGCGGCGTCGCACGGATCTTCTCCAGCTTCGAGGGCTTCGAGCGTGCTTCCCAGGCCATCAAGAGCCCGGCCTGGGGCCTCCTGCTCTGCATCGGCTGCTGGACCGAGATGGGCGGCACCGCCAACGTCCTGCGCGGCATCCAGCACTTCGGGCCGCAGAACCGCATCGTCTACGTCCACTTCCGAGACATCGCCGGCACCGCCAGCGACTTCTCCGAGTGCTTCGTCGGGACCGGCGACCTGGACGTGACCGCTGCGATGGTTGCGCTGAAGAAGTCCGGGTTCAGCGGCGCGATCATCGACGACCACGCCCCCGCGATGATCGGCGATTCCGGCTGGAACTTCCGTGCACGCGGCTACCAGACCGGCTACATCCAGGGACTGCTGCGCGCCATCAACGACCTCACGTAG
- the pucL gene encoding urate oxidase, whose amino-acid sequence MSDASGSTELPGSIAFIKYGKANVSFYRTYARPLTGLTPIPESAFVGRSNTLFAYDAEVQVLDQSLAPAYTVGDNSMVVATDTMKNFIHQVAVEFDGSTLEEYLLFLGRRFFETWDHVTSLRLLGRELPFPAAIVAQEGGFGPSGALFGEQRADYGSAMLEVVRDGASTTPRIVAHQGGREGLHLIKVTGSAFADFVRDQYTTLPSVKDRPLYIYLDAFWKYADAADAVSSDHSRYVAAEQVRDLLATVFHEFVSMSIQHLMHEMGQRMLARFPRLSEVWFDGQNRLWDTVVVSQENDKIKSYCDPHPPYGSLHLTLKRS is encoded by the coding sequence ATGAGCGACGCGTCTGGATCGACGGAGCTGCCCGGCTCCATCGCGTTCATCAAGTACGGCAAGGCGAACGTCTCGTTCTATCGCACCTACGCCCGCCCACTGACTGGCCTGACCCCGATCCCTGAGTCGGCGTTCGTGGGGCGGTCCAACACGCTGTTCGCCTATGACGCGGAAGTCCAGGTGCTGGATCAGTCGCTCGCGCCGGCCTACACCGTGGGCGACAACTCGATGGTGGTGGCCACGGACACCATGAAGAACTTCATCCACCAGGTGGCCGTCGAGTTCGATGGCTCGACCCTGGAGGAGTACCTGCTGTTCCTGGGCCGCCGCTTCTTCGAGACCTGGGACCACGTCACGAGCCTGCGTCTGCTGGGCAGGGAGCTGCCGTTCCCGGCCGCCATCGTGGCGCAGGAGGGGGGCTTTGGTCCGAGCGGCGCCCTCTTCGGCGAGCAGCGCGCGGACTACGGCTCGGCCATGCTGGAGGTCGTCCGGGATGGCGCCAGCACGACGCCCCGCATCGTGGCGCACCAGGGGGGCCGCGAGGGGCTGCACCTGATCAAAGTGACGGGCAGCGCGTTCGCAGACTTCGTGCGCGACCAGTACACCACGCTGCCGTCGGTCAAGGATCGGCCGCTCTACATCTACCTCGACGCCTTCTGGAAGTACGCGGACGCCGCCGACGCCGTGTCGTCGGACCACAGCCGCTACGTGGCCGCCGAGCAGGTGCGCGACCTGCTCGCCACCGTCTTCCACGAGTTCGTGAGCATGTCGATCCAGCACCTGATGCACGAGATGGGGCAGCGGATGCTGGCGCGCTTCCCGCGGCTCTCGGAGGTCTGGTTCGACGGGCAGAACCGGCTCTGGGACACGGTGGTCGTGTCGCAGGAGAACGACAAGATCAAGTCGTACTGCGATCCGCACCCGCCGTACGGCAGCCTTCACCTGACGCTGAAGCGCTCGTAG
- a CDS encoding beta-lactamase family protein: MTASSWQPLLADILRRQAADLVVEHGLPGAVVGVVAGREPDAALAWSYAFGPQGGPAGPNQHGHTIGPDTLFRVASITKTFTATAIVQLRDAGKLHLDDPLVKHVPEFAAVENPFGPIEEVTLRRLASHSSGLMGEPPLDHWISLRFPTRDEWLAVLPQVKVAIQPGSAFKYSNLAYTLLGEVIERVSGESYPAYMQRMVFEPLGLASTGYELTDALAGRAATGHLPHPYADEAAIAPPSPLNGMAAAGQLWTTVRDLSRWVSAHFRVDVQEAGGVQLLAGRSLAEMQRAVYVEPSWAGGYGFGWRIVRHGERIYHGHGGSVPGYRSQILFDASLKVGLVFLIDGVGAADAIAGELMDTLTAGVAAAERTRPVGPLPATPADYRRFLGLYRMRHIGDILLRVEYRDGQLLLKEGASIFPTPPIALEPTADPLAFMVRGGRYAGELLTFSLAADGGASGFRASGFSFVRLTDPDRNP; the protein is encoded by the coding sequence ATGACCGCATCCTCCTGGCAGCCGTTGCTCGCCGACATCCTCCGACGGCAGGCCGCCGATCTCGTCGTCGAGCACGGGCTGCCGGGGGCGGTTGTCGGCGTCGTGGCCGGCCGCGAGCCTGACGCCGCCCTGGCCTGGAGCTACGCCTTCGGGCCGCAGGGCGGCCCGGCCGGTCCGAACCAGCACGGCCACACCATCGGCCCGGACACCCTGTTCCGCGTCGCCTCGATCACCAAGACGTTCACGGCAACGGCCATCGTCCAGTTGCGTGACGCCGGCAAGCTCCACCTCGACGATCCGCTCGTCAAGCACGTGCCGGAGTTCGCCGCCGTCGAGAACCCGTTCGGCCCCATCGAGGAGGTGACCCTTCGACGGCTGGCGTCGCACTCCTCGGGCCTGATGGGCGAGCCGCCGCTCGATCACTGGATCTCGCTCCGCTTCCCCACCCGTGACGAGTGGCTGGCCGTGCTGCCCCAGGTCAAGGTGGCGATTCAGCCCGGCTCGGCGTTCAAGTACTCCAACCTGGCGTACACGCTGCTCGGCGAGGTGATCGAGCGCGTCTCGGGCGAGTCCTATCCCGCCTACATGCAGCGCATGGTCTTCGAGCCGCTCGGCCTCGCCTCCACGGGCTACGAGCTGACCGACGCCCTGGCCGGGCGCGCTGCCACCGGCCACCTGCCGCACCCCTACGCCGACGAAGCCGCCATCGCGCCGCCCTCGCCGCTGAACGGCATGGCGGCGGCCGGGCAGCTCTGGACGACGGTCCGCGATCTCAGCCGCTGGGTCTCGGCCCATTTTCGAGTAGACGTGCAGGAGGCGGGCGGCGTCCAACTGCTGGCCGGCCGCTCGCTGGCCGAGATGCAGCGGGCCGTCTACGTCGAGCCGAGCTGGGCCGGCGGCTACGGCTTCGGCTGGCGCATCGTGCGGCACGGCGAGCGGATCTACCACGGGCACGGCGGCAGCGTCCCCGGCTACCGCTCGCAGATCCTCTTCGACGCCTCGCTGAAGGTCGGGCTGGTGTTCCTGATCGACGGCGTCGGGGCTGCCGACGCGATCGCCGGCGAGCTGATGGACACGCTGACGGCGGGCGTGGCCGCTGCCGAGCGGACGCGCCCCGTCGGGCCGCTGCCGGCCACGCCGGCCGACTACCGCCGCTTCCTGGGGCTGTACCGCATGCGGCACATCGGGGACATCCTGTTGCGCGTCGAGTACCGCGACGGCCAGCTCCTGCTCAAGGAGGGCGCGTCGATCTTCCCCACGCCGCCCATCGCCCTCGAACCGACCGCTGACCCGCTGGCCTTCATGGTGCGTGGTGGCCGCTACGCCGGCGAGCTGCTGACGTTCAGCCTCGCCGCCGACGGCGGCGCGAGCGGCTTCCGCGCCTCCGGCTTCAGCTTCGTGCGCCTCACCGACCCCGACCGCAACCCGTAG
- a CDS encoding RidA family protein gives MAGYELVRTTFQVPLPYLMGFAAAARYLEAVGRPRTALCAVEIRVPRPLTMDEFVSFNADYIALLGEWGVLVDGQVPIARSNVAPLGSPPAEISLYGFSYVALSDVTAPSFFVSAAPEKADVRPGETTPDALREKAASAMRSMDSGLTALEVGWSDVTALSIYTHHDIHAFLDAEIMASLGPNAVHGLHWYYGPPPIVGLEFEVDVRAIRREFRL, from the coding sequence ATGGCGGGCTACGAGCTTGTCCGCACGACATTCCAGGTCCCGCTGCCGTATCTCATGGGCTTCGCCGCCGCCGCGCGCTACCTGGAAGCCGTCGGGAGACCGCGCACGGCGCTCTGCGCCGTTGAGATTCGAGTACCCAGGCCGCTGACGATGGACGAATTCGTCTCGTTCAATGCCGACTACATCGCATTGCTCGGTGAATGGGGCGTCCTCGTGGATGGGCAAGTCCCCATCGCTCGGAGCAACGTTGCACCGCTCGGCAGCCCACCCGCTGAGATCTCGCTGTATGGCTTCTCGTATGTCGCTCTGTCCGACGTAACAGCGCCGAGCTTCTTTGTCTCGGCTGCCCCTGAGAAGGCCGATGTGCGCCCCGGCGAGACGACCCCCGACGCCCTGCGCGAGAAGGCGGCGAGCGCCATGCGGTCGATGGACAGCGGCCTCACCGCGCTCGAAGTGGGCTGGTCGGACGTGACGGCGCTCAGTATCTACACACACCACGACATCCACGCGTTCCTCGACGCGGAGATCATGGCGTCACTGGGGCCGAACGCCGTCCACGGCCTTCACTGGTACTACGGCCCGCCGCCGATCGTGGGGCTGGAATTTGAGGTGGATGTCCGCGCCATCCGCCGGGAGTTCCGCCTGTAG
- a CDS encoding LLM class flavin-dependent oxidoreductase — MANGNTRGGRGRLQIGLMMRSGDHLVPGAGRIVPWTELREIAVAAEEAGVDTLFAPDHLIFRKYGSFDNIPAGEERGCWEVWTVLSAIASITSRVTLGPFVACTSFREPALLAKMADTLDEVSGGRLLLGLGAGYHQPEYSAFGFPFDRLAGRFEEALQIILPLLKGERVTFHGTYYQVEDSVLHPHGPRPAGPPIWIGAKQPRMLRLVAKYADAYNVVGGNSPEAFAEQLAALDTACAEVGRDPASLQKTIACFVAFPGSDECPGGIHANALVGTPDEAARRFKAFYDAGVDHITLFASPWGLKAVAALGQTIRILRDMGI; from the coding sequence ATGGCGAACGGGAACACGCGGGGCGGGCGGGGCCGCTTGCAGATCGGCCTCATGATGCGGAGCGGCGATCATCTCGTGCCGGGCGCCGGGCGGATCGTGCCCTGGACCGAGCTGCGGGAGATCGCCGTCGCGGCCGAAGAGGCGGGCGTGGATACGCTCTTCGCGCCAGACCACCTGATCTTCCGCAAGTACGGCAGCTTCGACAACATCCCGGCCGGCGAGGAGCGCGGCTGCTGGGAAGTCTGGACCGTCCTCAGCGCCATCGCCAGCATCACCAGCCGCGTGACGCTCGGGCCGTTCGTCGCCTGCACCAGCTTCCGCGAGCCCGCCCTGCTCGCCAAGATGGCCGACACCCTGGACGAGGTCAGCGGCGGCCGGCTGCTGCTCGGGCTGGGGGCCGGCTACCACCAGCCCGAGTACTCGGCGTTCGGCTTCCCGTTCGATCGCCTGGCTGGCCGCTTCGAGGAGGCGTTGCAGATCATCCTGCCGCTGCTCAAGGGTGAGCGCGTCACCTTCCACGGCACCTACTATCAGGTCGAAGACTCGGTGCTGCACCCGCACGGCCCGCGTCCGGCCGGCCCGCCGATCTGGATCGGTGCGAAGCAGCCCCGCATGCTGCGGCTCGTGGCGAAGTACGCCGACGCCTACAACGTCGTCGGCGGGAACAGCCCCGAGGCGTTCGCGGAGCAGCTTGCCGCGCTCGACACCGCTTGCGCCGAGGTCGGGCGCGACCCGGCCTCGCTTCAGAAGACCATCGCCTGCTTCGTGGCGTTCCCCGGCTCGGACGAGTGCCCGGGCGGCATCCATGCCAACGCGCTGGTCGGCACGCCCGACGAGGCAGCCCGGCGCTTCAAGGCGTTCTACGACGCCGGCGTGGATCACATCACCCTGTTCGCCAGCCCGTGGGGACTGAAGGCCGTGGCCGCGCTCGGCCAGACGATCCGCATCCTACGCGACATGGGCATCTGA
- a CDS encoding class I SAM-dependent methyltransferase, translating into MAAGRDMAAGRDVAAGGQPGRQTGRRGGGHRRGGGHGHGQGHGGGHDNGGAEASRTAEPRVWPASDDWAGWAAIWEGRMQAFFARRSACIAAILDLLAELLPDGPLRVLDIGAGTGSLAGPILERFPQATVVALDLDPVLMAIGRGVLGDGGGRLAWRQVDLRADGWPEQLAADGPFDAVVSLATLHHFSSRELGGIYTSLAGLIRAGGILVNAEGLAAGRPDAPLSTRFNEIRRRRSPPADGFWEAIGENPALAEAVAERETLRERMHGAGPRLSAEAHVRALRRAGFADAAVGWRAFDEAAVVGLR; encoded by the coding sequence ATGGCGGCAGGGCGGGACATGGCGGCAGGGCGGGACGTGGCGGCAGGCGGGCAGCCGGGCCGGCAGACGGGTCGGCGCGGTGGCGGACACAGGCGCGGCGGCGGCCATGGGCACGGGCAGGGACACGGTGGCGGGCACGATAACGGTGGCGCGGAGGCCAGCCGGACGGCCGAGCCGAGGGTCTGGCCGGCCAGCGACGATTGGGCGGGCTGGGCTGCCATCTGGGAAGGGCGCATGCAGGCGTTCTTCGCGCGGCGGTCGGCCTGCATCGCGGCGATCCTCGACCTGCTGGCCGAACTGCTGCCAGACGGCCCGCTGCGCGTCCTGGACATCGGGGCGGGGACGGGCAGCCTCGCCGGCCCGATCCTCGAACGCTTCCCGCAGGCGACGGTCGTGGCGCTCGACCTGGACCCGGTCCTGATGGCCATCGGGCGGGGCGTGCTGGGCGACGGCGGCGGTCGGCTGGCGTGGCGACAGGTCGATCTGCGCGCGGATGGCTGGCCGGAGCAACTGGCGGCTGATGGGCCGTTCGACGCCGTCGTCTCCCTGGCGACGCTCCACCACTTCAGCAGTCGCGAGCTTGGCGGCATCTACACGTCGCTGGCGGGCCTGATCCGCGCGGGCGGCATCCTGGTCAACGCCGAGGGACTGGCGGCCGGCCGACCGGATGCGCCGCTCTCGACGCGCTTCAACGAGATCCGGCGGCGCCGCTCGCCGCCGGCTGACGGCTTCTGGGAGGCCATCGGGGAGAACCCGGCCCTGGCCGAGGCGGTGGCGGAGCGCGAGACGCTCCGCGAGCGCATGCACGGGGCCGGGCCACGGCTCTCGGCCGAGGCGCACGTGCGGGCGCTCCGGCGGGCCGGCTTTGCCGACGCAGCCGTGGGCTGGCGAGCCTTTGACGAGGCGGCGGTGGTGGGTCTGCGGTAG